TGCTGCTCCTGGCCCGCTGGGCCGGCCAGCGGCTGCCCCGCGACCGGGCCGTCTGGGGCCGTCTCGTGGTGGCCGCGCTGTTCTGCAACGCCCTGCCGTTCGCCCTGTTCAGCCTGGGTGAACAGACCGTCGACTCGGGCATCGCGGGGGTCCTGAACGCGACCACGCCGCTGTGGTCGCTGCTGATCGGCGTGCTGCTCGGCACCGACCGCGGCCTGGGCCGGACACGCCTGGCCGGGCTGCTGCTGGGCTTCGCCGGCACGCTGCTGATCTTCGCTCCCTGGCAGCGCTCGGACCTGCTGAGCTGGGGCGCCGCCGCGCTGCTGGCCGCCGCCGCGAGCTACGCCGTGGCGTTCGCGTACATGGCCCGGCACCTCACCGACCGCCGGGCCCCGCTGGCGCTGTCGGCGGCGCAGCTGCTCACCGCCACCGGCTGGACCGCGTTCGCCCTGCCGGTGGCCGGGCCGGTGGACGCCGACCTCACCGCGCTCCTCGCGGTGACCGCGCTCGGCGTGCTCGGCACCGGCGTGACCTTCTACCTCAACTACCGCCTCATCGCCGACGAGGGCGCGACCAGCGCGGCGACGGTCGGCTACCTGCTGCCGGTGGTGTCGGTGGCGCTGGGTGCGCTGGTGCTCGGCGAGGACGTGGGCGCGCGCGTGGTGGCGGGGATGGCGGTCGTACTGCTCGGGGTGGCGATGACCCGGCGCGCCCCGGCCCGGCCGCAGCCGGTGCCGGTGAGCGCGGTGCGCAGCTCGCCGCGGGCCGCTCAGGCGCCGTAGAACAGCTCGTCCACCACGGTCCGGGCCCGGCGCGTCGTCCTGCGGTAGGCGTCGAGCATGTCGCCCACGTGCCCCGGCCCGTACCCCAGGTAGCGGCCCACGGCGGCCAGCTCCCGCACGTCCGACGGGAAGGTGTCCCCGGCCCGGCCCCTGACCAGCATCACCGCGTTGCGCACCCGGGTGGCCAGGACCCATGCCTCGTCCAGGATCGCCGCGTCCTCGGCGGAGATCAGCCCGGCCTCGCGGGCCGCCGCGAGCGCCTCGCGGGTCCGGGTGGTGCGCAGCGCCCCGTGCTCGGCGCCGTGCCGCATCTGCAGGAGCTGCACGGTCCACTCCACGTCGGACAGGCCGCCCGGACCGAGCTTGGCGTGCAGCTTGGGGTCGACGCCGCGGGGCAGCCGCTCGGACTCCATGCGGGCCTTCAGCCGCCGGATCTCGCGCACCGCGTCCTCGTCCAGCCCGCGCGCGGGGTAGCGCAGCGGGTCGACCAGCTCGACGAACCTGCGGCCCAGGTCCGCGTCGCCGGCGACCGGCTCCGCCCGCAGCAGGGCCTGCGACTCCCAGACCAGGGACCACCGGCGGTAGTACGCCCCGTACGACTTCAGGGAACGGGCCAGCGGTCCCGACTTGCCCTCCGGGCGCAGGTCGGCGTCGATCAGCAGCGGCGGGTCGGCGCTCGGGATCTGGAGCAGGCGGCGCATCTCGGAGACGACCCGGGTGGCGGCCGCCGCGGCCTCCCGCTCGTCGACGCCTTCGCGCGGCTCGTGCACGAAGAGCACGTCGGCGTCGGAGCCGTAGCCCAGCTCGTGACCGCCGAAGCGGCCCATGCCGATGACGGCGAACCGGGTCGGCAGCTCGTCGCCCCAGGTGTCGCGCACCACCGCGCGCAGGGTGCCCGCGAGGGTCGCCGCGGTCAGGTCGGAGACGGCCGCGCCGACCCGGTCCACCAGGGCGCCCTGGTCCGCCTCGGCGGGCCGGTCCTCGGTGCCGTAGGAGCCGACGATGTCGGCGGCGGCCGTGCGGAACAGTTCCCGGCGGCGGACGCCGCGCGCCGCGGTCACCGCCTGCTCCGCGCTCCCGGCGCGGCCCACGGCGGCCAGGATCTCCTGCTCCAGGTGGGCGCGGCCGCGTGGCTCCAGGCCGCCGCCGTCGCCGTCGCCGAGCAGCGCCACCGCCTCAGGGGCGCGCATCAGCAGGTCGGGGGCGAGCCGGCCGGCCGACAGCACCCGGGCCAGGTTCTGCGCGGCTGCGCCCTCGTCCCGCAGCAGCCGCAGGTACCAGGGCGTCTTGCCGAGCGCGTCGGACACCTTGCGGAAGTTGAGCAGCCCCGCGTCGGGGTCGGCGGAGTCCGCGAACCAGCCCAGCAGCACCGGCAGCAGGGTGCGCTGGATGGCCGCCTTGCGGGTGACGCCGGAGGCCAGCGCCTCCAGGTGGCGCAGGGCGGCCGCGGGGTCGGCGTACCCGAGGGCGACGAGGCGTTCGCGGGCCGCCTCGGTGCTCAGCCGGGCCTCGCCGGGGGCGAGCTGGGCGACCGCGTCGAGCAGCGGCCGGTAGAACAGCTTCTCGTGCAGCCGGCGGACGACGGCCGCGTGCCGCTTCCACTCGCGGTTCAGCTCGCCCACCGGGTCGGTGCGCAGCCCGAGCGAGCGGCCGAGGCGCCGCTGGTCGGCCTCGCCCTCCGGGACGAGGTGGGTGCGGCGCAGCCGGTGGAGCTGGATGCGGTGCTCCATGGAGCGCAGGAAGCGGTACGCGTCCTCCAGCTGGGCGGCGTCCACGCGGCCCACGTACCCGCCCGCGGCGAGCGCCCGCAGCGCGTCCAGGGTGGTGCCGCTGCGC
Above is a genomic segment from Streptomyces glaucescens containing:
- a CDS encoding DMT family transporter translates to MSLASSVRMAVLALLWGSGFLWIKLALDHGLGPAQITIARCALGTAVLLLLARWAGQRLPRDRAVWGRLVVAALFCNALPFALFSLGEQTVDSGIAGVLNATTPLWSLLIGVLLGTDRGLGRTRLAGLLLGFAGTLLIFAPWQRSDLLSWGAAALLAAAASYAVAFAYMARHLTDRRAPLALSAAQLLTATGWTAFALPVAGPVDADLTALLAVTALGVLGTGVTFYLNYRLIADEGATSAATVGYLLPVVSVALGALVLGEDVGARVVAGMAVVLLGVAMTRRAPARPQPVPVSAVRSSPRAAQAP
- a CDS encoding bifunctional [glutamine synthetase] adenylyltransferase/[glutamine synthetase]-adenylyl-L-tyrosine phosphorylase encodes the protein MTAPGRRSSTFTRLLRHGFTDATSAERLLDSAELAPVRNDPVLLEALGATADPDLALRGLVRLLEAQPSPAARRQLLDTVIAAKPLRDRLLGVLGASAALGEHLARHAADWQALAGYEPRDLHPGVAEFERCLAGADDPVTLRVAYRRCLLSIAARDVCGTTDVAQAAAELADLATATLRAALRIAGAAAPEDAALCRLAVIAMGKCGGHELNYVSDVDVIFVGEAVDGADENKALQAATRLASHMMRICSETTVEGSIWPVDANLRPEGRNGPLVRTLSSHVAYYQRWAKTWEFQALLKARPVAGDAELGEEYIAALAPLVWQAAERENFVADVQKMRRRVVENIPAAEVERELKLAPGGLRDVEFAVQLLQLVHGRADASLRSGTTLDALRALAAGGYVGRVDAAQLEDAYRFLRSMEHRIQLHRLRRTHLVPEGEADQRRLGRSLGLRTDPVGELNREWKRHAAVVRRLHEKLFYRPLLDAVAQLAPGEARLSTEAARERLVALGYADPAAALRHLEALASGVTRKAAIQRTLLPVLLGWFADSADPDAGLLNFRKVSDALGKTPWYLRLLRDEGAAAQNLARVLSAGRLAPDLLMRAPEAVALLGDGDGGGLEPRGRAHLEQEILAAVGRAGSAEQAVTAARGVRRRELFRTAAADIVGSYGTEDRPAEADQGALVDRVGAAVSDLTAATLAGTLRAVVRDTWGDELPTRFAVIGMGRFGGHELGYGSDADVLFVHEPREGVDEREAAAAATRVVSEMRRLLQIPSADPPLLIDADLRPEGKSGPLARSLKSYGAYYRRWSLVWESQALLRAEPVAGDADLGRRFVELVDPLRYPARGLDEDAVREIRRLKARMESERLPRGVDPKLHAKLGPGGLSDVEWTVQLLQMRHGAEHGALRTTRTREALAAAREAGLISAEDAAILDEAWVLATRVRNAVMLVRGRAGDTFPSDVRELAAVGRYLGYGPGHVGDMLDAYRRTTRRARTVVDELFYGA